From Chryseotalea sp. WA131a:
CTCTACATCAAAATGAAAAACAAAAATTATAGAGTCAGTCGCGCCACCGTTTATAACACTTTAGATTTATTGGTGGAGTGCGATTTGGTAAGCAAACATCAATTCGGAAAGAACTTGGCGCAATACGAAAAGTCGTACGGCTATCGTCAGCATGACCACCTCATTTGCACCGATTGCCACAAAGTGAAGGAGTTTTGCGATCCACGCATTCAAAACATTCAAAACACTGTTGGCGAGTTATTGCATTTTAAGGTCATGCACCATTCTTTAATTTTGTACGCTGCTTGTAGCAGACCCAATTGCGAGAACCGCAAATAACTTTAAGGTAATTTTGAACAAAACAGTAAAGTAAATCATATGAACTTTGCACAAGAAATAAAAAACAACTCGCTCATCCTCCGCATCTCTGGAGATTTAATTGGAGAAGACAGCGGCACCAAACTGGTGGGTGTGGTAAACGAAGTAGTCGGTCATCAAGTGCTTACTTGCATCATTGATATTTCAGATTTACGTTACATCAACAGCAGCGGCATTGGGGTGCTCATCACTATTCTCACCAAATTCAGAAACAAAGGAGGCGAAGTCTATTTGATGAACCCGTCTGAGAGCGTGAAAAAGTTGTTGGTGATTACCAAACTCAACGCTATTTTTCACATCATTAAGTCTGAAGAAGAA
This genomic window contains:
- a CDS encoding transcriptional repressor; this translates as MPLNAKIYEEVKQIFVAYLENKELRKTPERYAILEEIYSSDGHFDVESLYIKMKNKNYRVSRATVYNTLDLLVECDLVSKHQFGKNLAQYEKSYGYRQHDHLICTDCHKVKEFCDPRIQNIQNTVGELLHFKVMHHSLILYAACSRPNCENRK
- a CDS encoding STAS domain-containing protein — its product is MNFAQEIKNNSLILRISGDLIGEDSGTKLVGVVNEVVGHQVLTCIIDISDLRYINSSGIGVLITILTKFRNKGGEVYLMNPSESVKKLLVITKLNAIFHIIKSEEEAISKK